One Planktothrix serta PCC 8927 DNA segment encodes these proteins:
- a CDS encoding alpha/beta fold hydrolase yields MITTPNLTSEVIPGQYWQWRDQLIYYVHEGERHPQRPPLLLVHGFGASTDHWRKTIQGLQADFEVWAIDLLGFGRSAKPNEQYSGQLWRDQLHDFITEVIGQPVILAGNSLGGYASLCVAAQCPSTAKGVILLNSAGPFTETDPRPEPPLWKKAVSVTMRSLFRQEWVSFLIFQWTKRRSIIRKTLLKVYLDPHAVTDQLVEDIYRPSCDLGAAQVFASVFKSPQGEKVDVLLNQLTCPLLLIWGEGDPWMKCRERSRKFHQYYPQLKEYFLNAGHCPHDEVPEQVNDIIRSWVLEQV; encoded by the coding sequence ATGATCACAACCCCAAACCTCACCTCTGAAGTGATCCCTGGACAATATTGGCAGTGGCGGGATCAGTTAATTTACTATGTTCATGAAGGTGAACGTCACCCTCAGCGTCCCCCATTACTCCTGGTTCATGGGTTTGGAGCCTCAACGGATCACTGGCGTAAAACGATACAAGGGTTACAAGCGGATTTTGAAGTCTGGGCGATCGATTTGTTGGGGTTTGGTCGTTCGGCAAAACCCAATGAACAATATAGCGGTCAACTGTGGCGAGATCAACTCCACGACTTCATTACAGAGGTGATCGGTCAACCTGTAATTTTAGCCGGAAATTCGTTAGGGGGGTATGCGTCCCTTTGTGTTGCGGCCCAATGTCCCTCAACCGCCAAAGGTGTGATTTTACTCAATAGTGCGGGGCCATTTACGGAGACCGATCCCCGTCCCGAACCCCCCCTATGGAAAAAAGCGGTTTCTGTTACCATGCGATCGCTATTTCGTCAAGAGTGGGTGAGTTTTTTAATTTTCCAATGGACAAAACGCCGTTCTATTATTCGCAAAACCCTACTCAAAGTCTATCTTGATCCCCATGCTGTTACCGATCAATTAGTAGAAGATATTTATCGTCCCTCCTGTGATCTCGGTGCGGCGCAGGTATTTGCTTCGGTATTCAAAAGTCCTCAAGGGGAAAAAGTGGATGTGTTGTTAAATCAGTTAACCTGTCCTCTATTATTAATTTGGGGAGAAGGTGATCCTTGGATGAAATGTCGAGAACGCAGTCGCAAGTTTCATCAATATTATCCCCAATTAAAAGAATATTTTTTGAATGCGGGTCATTGTCCCCATGATGAAGTTCCTGAACAAGTTAATGATATTATTCGGTCTTGGGTTTTAGAACAAGTTTAA
- the ppsA gene encoding phosphoenolpyruvate synthase encodes MLKTLPFKPLSQYKEQSLILWFDQVGIEDIGLVGGKNASLGEMIQQLQPKGINVPHGFAITSYAYWYFITYANLEQQLRQLFAGLDVEDIKNLRLCGQQARSLILNTLFPPKLETEIVSAYQKLSDRYGQNTDVAVRSSATAEDLPDASFAGQQETYLNIKGAKAVLDATRYCFASLFTDRAISYRTLKGFDHFNIALSVGIQKMVRSDLATSGVMFSIDTETGFKNAALITAAYGLGENVVQGAVNPDEYLVFKPTLREGFKPILEKRLGTKAIKMVYELGQKTKNVEVPISEQKKYALSEDEILKLAQWTVMIEDHYSQVRQCYSPMDIEWAKDGLTGELFIVQARPETVQSQKTGRVLQHYKLQGKGRVLLRGRAVGDKIGQGKVRVMTSVKNMDQFQAGDVLVTHKTDPDWEPIMKKASAIITNSGGRTCHAAIIARELGIPAIVGSINATEVLNTGDQVTVSCAEGEEGKVYQGLVAFMVEETVLDHLPKTKTKILMNVGNPEEAFKLSAIPNDGVGLARLEFIIANHIQTHPLALIHFDQLQDEAVKQQIAQLTELYDHKPDFFVDKLAHGISMIAAAFYPNPVVVRMSDFKSNEYANLLGGRQFEPIEENPMIGWRGASRYYDPKYQAAFALECQALKRVRNEMGLANVIPMIPFCRTPEEGQKVLAEMAKHGLVRGQQGLQVYVMCELPSNVLMADEFCQVFDGFSIGSNDLTQLTLGLDRDSALVAHIFDERDEAVKRMIEMAIATVKAYNRKIGICGQAPSDYPEFARFLVELGIDSISLNPDSVLRTTLDIAEMEASQRVSQQV; translated from the coding sequence ATGTTAAAAACCTTACCGTTTAAGCCCTTATCTCAATATAAAGAACAATCTTTAATTCTCTGGTTTGATCAAGTGGGAATTGAGGATATTGGTTTAGTGGGAGGAAAAAATGCCTCCCTAGGAGAAATGATTCAACAGTTACAACCCAAAGGAATTAATGTTCCTCACGGGTTTGCGATTACCTCTTATGCTTATTGGTATTTCATCACTTATGCCAATTTAGAACAACAATTAAGACAATTATTTGCGGGTTTAGATGTGGAAGATATTAAAAATCTTCGTCTTTGCGGTCAACAAGCGCGATCGCTGATTTTAAATACCTTATTCCCCCCTAAATTAGAAACAGAAATTGTATCAGCCTATCAAAAACTTAGCGATCGCTATGGTCAAAATACCGATGTCGCCGTGCGTTCATCTGCAACCGCCGAAGACTTACCCGATGCTAGTTTTGCAGGTCAACAAGAAACCTACTTAAATATCAAAGGAGCAAAAGCGGTTTTAGATGCAACTCGTTATTGTTTTGCCTCCCTTTTTACCGATCGCGCTATTTCCTATCGTACCCTAAAAGGGTTTGATCATTTTAATATTGCCCTCTCCGTCGGTATTCAAAAAATGGTACGTTCTGATTTAGCCACATCGGGGGTAATGTTCTCCATTGATACCGAAACTGGATTTAAAAATGCTGCCTTAATTACGGCTGCTTACGGGTTAGGAGAAAATGTAGTTCAAGGTGCTGTCAATCCCGATGAATATCTCGTCTTTAAACCGACATTACGCGAAGGATTCAAACCTATTTTAGAGAAACGCTTAGGCACAAAAGCGATTAAAATGGTGTATGAACTCGGACAGAAAACCAAAAACGTAGAAGTTCCGATTTCTGAACAGAAAAAATATGCCCTCTCCGAGGATGAAATTCTGAAATTAGCCCAATGGACAGTGATGATCGAAGATCACTATTCTCAAGTGCGACAATGCTATTCTCCGATGGATATTGAATGGGCAAAAGATGGCTTGACGGGAGAGTTATTTATTGTTCAAGCTCGTCCAGAAACGGTACAATCTCAAAAAACAGGACGGGTATTACAACATTATAAATTACAAGGCAAAGGTCGAGTATTATTGAGAGGTCGGGCAGTTGGGGATAAAATTGGACAGGGAAAAGTCCGGGTGATGACCAGTGTTAAAAATATGGATCAGTTTCAAGCGGGAGATGTCTTAGTCACCCATAAAACTGACCCCGACTGGGAACCGATTATGAAAAAAGCCAGTGCAATTATTACCAATTCTGGGGGCAGAACTTGTCACGCGGCGATTATTGCACGGGAGTTAGGAATTCCGGCAATTGTTGGCTCTATAAATGCAACGGAAGTCTTAAATACGGGCGATCAAGTTACGGTTTCCTGTGCGGAAGGGGAAGAAGGAAAAGTTTATCAAGGGTTAGTTGCTTTTATGGTTGAAGAAACGGTTTTAGACCATCTTCCCAAAACCAAAACTAAAATATTGATGAACGTGGGAAACCCGGAAGAAGCGTTTAAATTGTCGGCCATTCCCAATGATGGTGTCGGGTTAGCTCGGTTAGAATTTATTATTGCGAATCACATCCAAACTCACCCCTTAGCCTTAATCCATTTTGATCAATTACAAGATGAAGCCGTTAAACAACAAATTGCCCAATTAACGGAACTTTATGATCATAAACCGGATTTCTTTGTAGATAAACTGGCTCACGGAATTAGTATGATTGCGGCGGCATTTTATCCTAATCCTGTTGTTGTGCGGATGAGTGATTTCAAAAGTAATGAATACGCGAATTTATTGGGGGGTCGGCAATTTGAACCCATTGAAGAAAATCCGATGATTGGTTGGCGAGGTGCTTCCCGATATTATGATCCGAAATATCAAGCAGCATTTGCGTTAGAATGTCAAGCTTTAAAACGGGTCAGAAATGAAATGGGATTAGCCAATGTGATCCCGATGATTCCATTTTGTCGGACACCGGAAGAAGGACAAAAAGTATTAGCAGAAATGGCAAAACACGGGTTAGTTCGGGGTCAACAGGGGTTACAAGTCTATGTGATGTGTGAATTACCGAGTAATGTTTTAATGGCGGATGAGTTTTGTCAAGTGTTTGATGGCTTCTCAATTGGCTCGAATGATTTAACGCAATTAACGTTAGGATTAGATCGAGATTCTGCTTTGGTAGCCCATATTTTTGACGAACGAGATGAAGCAGTGAAACGGATGATTGAAATGGCGATCGCAACCGTTAAAGCCTACAATCGTAAAATTGGAATTTGTGGTCAAGCGCCGAGTGATTATCCTGAATTTGCGCGTTTCTTAGTGGAATTAGGAATAGATTCCATCAGTTTAAATCCAGATTCGGTGTTGAGGACAACTTTGGATATTGCTGAGATGGAAGCCTCCCAAAGAGTGAGTCAACAGGTTTAA
- a CDS encoding (2Fe-2S) ferredoxin domain-containing protein, with protein METQPHRCVLICQHQSCRRQGSLEVLDAFQNLKIPGVTIEACGCQGQCNIGPTVRVTPDEVWYYRVKPGDVPLIIEQHLKHGEPVEDKLNPRIHPRYQYS; from the coding sequence ATGGAAACTCAACCTCATCGTTGTGTGTTAATTTGTCAACATCAGTCTTGTCGGCGACAGGGTTCTCTAGAAGTTCTGGACGCTTTTCAAAATCTTAAAATTCCGGGAGTCACAATAGAAGCCTGCGGTTGTCAAGGTCAATGTAATATTGGCCCGACGGTGCGAGTGACTCCCGATGAAGTTTGGTATTATCGGGTTAAGCCGGGAGATGTGCCCCTGATTATTGAACAACATCTCAAACACGGCGAACCCGTCGAAGATAAACTAAACCCCCGCATTCATCCGCGATATCAATATTCTTAA
- the mazG gene encoding nucleoside triphosphate pyrophosphohydrolase, whose translation MNTADNITLTPNLIALQNLIDVVAKLRSPEGGCPWDLEQTPETLIPYIIEEAYEVVDAIRSGDQKAIVDELGDLLLQVILQAQIASESQQFSMAEVANNITEKLIRRHPHVFGDVEVNSVEEVRQNWEEIKANEQGETPKTQTFSSKLSRYARQLPPIMAGMKISKKAADIGFEWDNVEGVWDKFEEEVGEFKEALQGSDKAHQQAELGDILFVLINLARWYDLDPYVGLQETNHRFIQRLSKVEEACDRPFSEYSLEELDALWQKAKAILANK comes from the coding sequence ATGAACACAGCAGACAATATCACTTTGACACCCAATTTAATCGCCTTGCAAAATTTAATTGATGTGGTGGCAAAATTGCGATCGCCAGAAGGGGGATGTCCTTGGGATTTAGAACAAACTCCAGAAACGTTAATTCCTTATATTATTGAAGAAGCTTATGAAGTAGTTGATGCCATTCGTAGTGGGGATCAAAAGGCGATTGTTGATGAATTAGGGGATTTATTATTACAAGTAATTTTACAAGCTCAAATTGCTAGTGAATCTCAACAGTTTTCAATGGCAGAAGTGGCTAATAATATTACTGAAAAATTAATTCGTCGCCATCCTCATGTTTTTGGAGATGTGGAAGTTAATAGTGTGGAAGAAGTTCGGCAAAATTGGGAAGAAATTAAAGCCAATGAACAAGGAGAAACACCTAAAACCCAAACTTTTAGTTCTAAATTAAGCCGATATGCTCGACAATTACCCCCAATTATGGCCGGGATGAAAATATCTAAAAAAGCGGCAGATATTGGCTTTGAATGGGATAATGTTGAGGGAGTTTGGGATAAATTTGAAGAAGAAGTTGGCGAATTTAAAGAAGCCCTTCAAGGATCAGATAAAGCCCATCAACAAGCCGAATTAGGGGATATTTTATTTGTCTTAATTAATTTAGCCCGTTGGTATGATTTAGATCCTTATGTGGGATTACAAGAAACCAATCATCGCTTTATTCAACGGTTATCAAAAGTTGAGGAAGCTTGCGATCGCCCTTTCTCAGAATATAGTTTAGAAGAATTAGATGCCCTCTGGCAAAAAGCTAAAGCTATTTTAGCCAATAAATAA
- a CDS encoding metal-binding protein, whose protein sequence is MPSGQTHDRITLWSLPLIAGLTFSQTRSSHLTFLVTGSFLFSGLMFGPDLDIDSRQFQRWGMLRCFWVPYQNSLRHRSFLSHGPFIGTALRILYLGGGIGLVGLLGGLIAEYFGLLPWKPLEIAQNISQALSNHPRECIAIYLGLEMGAMSHSFSDWSNSLYKEFRKWLKTGKNNSPTLDPPPSKKRKRQVSETSSVELPATKPKRQKQNSTTPKKSSRRPKK, encoded by the coding sequence ATGCCATCAGGTCAAACCCACGACCGTATTACCCTGTGGAGCTTACCGTTGATTGCAGGTTTGACGTTTAGCCAAACTCGCAGCAGTCACTTAACATTTCTGGTGACGGGGAGTTTCCTCTTTAGTGGGTTAATGTTTGGCCCCGATTTAGATATTGACTCCCGACAGTTTCAACGGTGGGGAATGTTGCGCTGTTTCTGGGTTCCCTATCAAAATAGTTTACGTCATCGCTCGTTTTTATCTCATGGGCCATTTATTGGGACAGCTTTAAGGATTCTTTATTTAGGAGGGGGTATCGGTCTTGTCGGACTTTTGGGGGGACTAATAGCCGAATATTTCGGGTTACTTCCCTGGAAACCGTTAGAAATTGCTCAAAATATTAGTCAAGCTCTTTCCAACCATCCCAGAGAATGTATCGCCATTTATTTAGGATTAGAAATGGGGGCGATGAGCCATTCCTTTAGTGATTGGTCTAACTCTTTATATAAAGAGTTTAGAAAATGGCTAAAAACGGGAAAAAACAACAGTCCTACTCTTGATCCTCCCCCATCTAAAAAACGCAAACGCCAAGTTTCTGAAACTTCCTCCGTAGAACTTCCTGCGACTAAACCCAAACGTCAAAAGCAGAATTCAACAACGCCTAAAAAATCTTCCCGTCGCCCTAAAAAATAA
- a CDS encoding Glu/Leu/Phe/Val family dehydrogenase: protein MVSSPVRINPAPTPAYICPYDRTCSYLGQAAVELNLDDNILVVLQQPRKVVTVSIPVKLDNGKVEVLAGHRVQHCDVLGPYKGGLRYHPSVNLGELSALAMLMTWKCALISIPYGGAKGGIGFDPHQYSINELERITRRYASELIKDIGPETDIPAPDVGTSSREMAWIMDTYSMNMGRAVLGVVTGKPLSVGGSKGRDMATGRGVMITVREALAEMGKTLEGVAIVIQGFGKVGAAAAQLFYEEGATVLAVSNVSGGIYSENGLDIPALQAYAAHNNHSIAGFPDSEPISNAELLTLACDVLIPAAMEDQITEENADQIQAKMIAEAANAPITLLADQMLEARGIIVLPDILANAGGVVVSYLEWVQGQSFVFWDEERVNHEMENLMVRAYARVSERAKLRGVSLRLAAYTLGVGRVAQALMDRGLYP, encoded by the coding sequence ATGGTATCCTCTCCTGTCAGAATCAATCCGGCACCGACTCCGGCTTATATTTGTCCCTACGATCGCACCTGTAGCTATTTGGGACAAGCGGCTGTTGAATTAAATCTTGATGACAATATATTGGTGGTGTTACAACAACCCCGCAAAGTCGTCACCGTCTCCATTCCCGTAAAACTCGATAACGGCAAAGTCGAGGTTTTAGCCGGACATCGCGTACAACATTGTGATGTACTTGGCCCTTATAAAGGCGGTTTACGCTATCATCCTTCGGTGAACTTGGGAGAACTCTCCGCCTTAGCCATGTTAATGACCTGGAAATGTGCCTTAATCAGCATTCCCTACGGGGGTGCTAAAGGTGGCATTGGCTTTGACCCGCATCAATATAGTATTAATGAGTTAGAACGGATCACCCGTCGTTATGCCAGTGAACTGATCAAAGATATTGGGCCAGAAACCGATATTCCAGCCCCAGATGTGGGAACATCTTCCCGTGAAATGGCCTGGATTATGGATACTTATTCGATGAATATGGGGCGTGCGGTGCTAGGGGTTGTGACCGGGAAACCGTTATCTGTGGGAGGTTCAAAAGGACGAGATATGGCAACCGGACGGGGTGTAATGATTACCGTGCGGGAAGCTTTAGCAGAAATGGGCAAAACCCTTGAAGGTGTAGCCATTGTAATTCAAGGCTTCGGGAAAGTTGGCGCGGCGGCGGCTCAATTGTTTTATGAAGAGGGCGCGACGGTCTTAGCAGTTTCCAATGTATCTGGCGGGATCTATTCGGAAAATGGCTTAGATATTCCAGCCCTGCAAGCCTACGCTGCCCACAACAATCATAGTATAGCGGGATTTCCCGATAGTGAACCGATTAGCAATGCGGAATTATTAACCTTAGCTTGTGATGTTTTGATTCCGGCGGCAATGGAAGATCAAATTACAGAGGAAAATGCTGATCAAATTCAAGCGAAAATGATTGCTGAAGCGGCTAATGCACCGATTACATTATTAGCTGATCAAATGTTAGAAGCGCGAGGAATTATCGTTTTACCCGATATTTTAGCCAACGCTGGAGGCGTGGTTGTCAGTTATTTGGAATGGGTGCAAGGTCAATCTTTTGTCTTCTGGGATGAAGAACGAGTGAATCATGAGATGGAAAACTTGATGGTACGCGCTTATGCTCGTGTGAGTGAACGCGCCAAACTCCGGGGCGTTTCCCTGCGATTAGCAGCTTATACGTTAGGCGTTGGTCGTGTCGCTCAAGCGTTAATGGATCGGGGTTTGTATCCTTAA
- a CDS encoding Uma2 family endonuclease — MTKTDVKLTFEEYLNYHDGTERRYEFVEGELVEMPPATGKHEAIITLLLVCLFLEIKRKQYPCHARPNGIEFFTGIRTRRPDVSVISEQQKIEIEQTSAILYTPPLLAIEVISPDYRDIDIKDKLAEYQSLGVPEYWTVDWNCSVPNLTVRVLGEEGFYTEQVFTGLDQITSPLFPELALTVQDLLNS, encoded by the coding sequence ATGACAAAAACTGACGTAAAATTGACGTTTGAGGAATATCTGAATTACCATGATGGAACAGAACGACGATATGAATTTGTTGAGGGAGAATTAGTTGAGATGCCTCCAGCAACAGGTAAACATGAAGCGATTATTACCCTACTCTTGGTCTGTCTATTTTTAGAAATTAAGCGGAAACAATATCCCTGTCATGCTAGACCCAATGGAATTGAATTTTTTACGGGTATTAGAACCCGTCGTCCTGATGTTTCTGTAATTAGTGAACAACAGAAAATTGAAATCGAACAAACATCAGCAATTCTTTATACTCCACCTTTGTTAGCAATTGAGGTGATTAGCCCTGACTATCGAGATATAGACATTAAGGATAAGCTGGCTGAGTATCAATCTTTGGGAGTTCCCGAATATTGGACAGTCGATTGGAATTGCTCAGTCCCTAATCTGACGGTGCGAGTTCTGGGTGAAGAGGGGTTTTACACAGAACAGGTGTTTACTGGATTGGATCAGATTACCTCCCCCCTGTTCCCAGAATTAGCATTGACGGTTCAAGATCTTCTGAATAGTTGA
- the argH gene encoding argininosuccinate lyase, with protein sequence MTTTNSKTWSQRFEKSLHPAIAEFNASIGFDIQLIEYDLTGSVAHAKMLAKTGIISPEEAEKLVSGLEQIRQEYRDGNFNPGVDAEDVHFAVERRLTELVGDVGKKLHTARSRNDQVGTDTRLYLRDQIQQIRQQLVSFQRVLLNLAETNVETFIPGYTHLQRAQPLSLAHHLLAYVEMTNRDWERLGDVYKRVDICPLGSGALAGTTFPIDRHYSAELLGFGQVYANSLDGVSDRDWAIEFLSAASLIMVHLSRLAEEITLWASQEFSFVTLTDSCSTGSSIMPQKKNPDIPELVRGKTGRVFGHLQGLLVVMKGLPLAYNKDLQEDKEALFDAVKTVKGSLESMTILMEEGIEFRSSRLAEAVAEDFSNATDVADYLAARGIPFREAYNLVGKVVRTCLEAGKLLKDLTLEEWQELHPQFQADIYDAIAPRQVVSARNSYGGTGFNQVKQALENARQRLSNC encoded by the coding sequence ATGACAACAACGAACTCAAAAACCTGGAGTCAACGGTTTGAAAAATCCCTGCATCCTGCTATTGCAGAGTTTAACGCTAGTATTGGTTTTGATATCCAACTGATTGAATATGATTTAACCGGATCAGTTGCCCATGCTAAAATGTTAGCAAAAACTGGAATTATTAGCCCCGAAGAAGCCGAAAAACTGGTTTCTGGTTTAGAACAAATTCGTCAAGAATATCGGGACGGAAACTTTAACCCAGGTGTTGATGCTGAAGATGTTCATTTTGCGGTTGAACGTCGTTTAACGGAATTAGTCGGAGATGTGGGAAAAAAACTCCATACGGCTCGATCTCGGAATGATCAAGTGGGAACAGATACCCGTTTATATTTACGAGATCAAATTCAACAAATTCGTCAACAATTAGTTAGTTTTCAACGAGTATTATTAAATTTAGCGGAAACAAATGTTGAAACTTTTATTCCCGGTTATACCCATCTGCAACGGGCGCAACCTCTGAGTTTAGCCCATCATTTATTGGCTTATGTGGAAATGACAAACCGCGACTGGGAACGCTTAGGAGATGTCTATAAACGGGTGGATATTTGTCCGTTAGGAAGTGGTGCTTTAGCGGGAACGACTTTTCCGATTGATCGCCATTATAGTGCTGAATTATTAGGGTTTGGTCAGGTTTATGCTAATAGTTTAGATGGGGTCAGTGATCGAGATTGGGCGATAGAATTTTTATCGGCTGCAAGTTTAATTATGGTACATTTGAGCCGTTTAGCGGAAGAAATTACCCTTTGGGCTTCTCAGGAATTTAGTTTTGTTACTTTAACTGATAGCTGTTCAACGGGTTCGAGTATTATGCCACAGAAAAAAAACCCGGATATTCCTGAATTGGTGCGGGGGAAAACTGGGCGGGTGTTTGGGCATTTACAAGGGTTATTAGTGGTGATGAAAGGATTACCTTTAGCCTATAATAAAGATTTACAAGAGGATAAAGAAGCTCTATTTGATGCGGTTAAAACGGTGAAAGGGAGTTTAGAATCGATGACGATTTTAATGGAAGAAGGGATAGAATTTCGCTCTAGTCGTTTAGCGGAAGCGGTGGCTGAAGATTTCTCGAATGCAACGGATGTGGCAGATTATTTAGCCGCGCGAGGAATTCCTTTTCGTGAGGCTTATAATTTAGTGGGAAAAGTGGTCAGAACTTGTTTAGAAGCGGGGAAATTACTCAAGGATTTAACGTTAGAAGAATGGCAAGAATTACATCCTCAATTTCAGGCGGATATTTATGACGCGATCGCACCTCGTCAAGTGGTTTCTGCTCGAAATAGTTATGGAGGAACAGGGTTTAACCAAGTCAAACAAGCGTTAGAAAATGCCCGTCAACGGTTGAGTAATTGTTAA
- a CDS encoding DUF2203 domain-containing protein — translation MSSKPSSQPPSTNNSDQDGNQDIEQELAEVEQSLIDLKARLAQIQRDEQRQIELKNRIDEVIPQIRQTKSQQLKDELNQLKTQLETLEFNLESRLVTWGSFKEPFWQAVRFGGLGIVIGWVLKSCSGS, via the coding sequence ATGTCAAGCAAACCATCGTCTCAACCACCATCAACGAATAATTCTGATCAGGATGGAAATCAAGATATTGAACAGGAGTTAGCAGAGGTTGAACAATCTCTGATTGATCTTAAAGCCCGATTAGCCCAAATTCAACGGGACGAGCAACGTCAAATCGAATTAAAAAACCGCATTGATGAAGTTATCCCTCAAATTCGTCAAACGAAATCGCAACAATTGAAAGACGAATTAAACCAGTTAAAAACGCAGTTAGAAACCCTAGAATTTAATTTAGAAAGTCGGTTAGTGACTTGGGGAAGTTTTAAGGAACCTTTTTGGCAAGCGGTTCGTTTTGGGGGGTTAGGAATTGTGATCGGTTGGGTATTAAAATCCTGTTCTGGGAGTTAA
- a CDS encoding DUF6439 family protein, with protein sequence MSPPTASLSEYSTLELAQALAERLAIPERDWHRLKSNRNARAGEHLAAALVFLLKNQPKEVIPRLNQAVGWLERLISAPPCPTHGTTQKKQS encoded by the coding sequence ATGAGTCCACCCACGGCTAGTCTTAGCGAGTATAGCACATTAGAACTCGCCCAAGCTCTGGCGGAACGGTTAGCAATTCCCGAACGAGACTGGCACCGCCTCAAATCTAACCGCAATGCTCGCGCTGGGGAACATTTAGCGGCAGCGTTAGTCTTTTTACTCAAAAATCAGCCCAAAGAAGTGATCCCTCGGTTAAATCAGGCAGTTGGCTGGCTGGAACGCTTAATTAGTGCTCCTCCTTGTCCCACTCATGGAACAACTCAAAAAAAACAGTCGTAA
- a CDS encoding ATP-binding protein, whose translation MIALTSRPVKRNWVTISFASTLYLCPVLDLLLSDIPDSLQAEIRLGLQEALVNAAKHGNKLDPSKTVVVRFSLIQDHCWWIISDQGCGFKPPCECQLQDEADYEPETETQDSDLPHDDHECGRGLYILYQIFDRVQWNRTGTELTLCKKMATSYGHQQDW comes from the coding sequence GTGATTGCTTTAACATCGCGTCCGGTTAAACGAAACTGGGTCACCATTAGCTTTGCTTCTACCTTGTATCTCTGTCCAGTTTTGGACTTGCTTCTGTCTGACATTCCAGACTCGTTGCAAGCCGAAATTCGCCTTGGACTACAAGAAGCACTTGTCAACGCTGCCAAGCATGGCAACAAGCTAGACCCGAGTAAAACAGTCGTCGTCCGCTTTAGTCTAATTCAAGATCATTGCTGGTGGATTATATCAGATCAGGGTTGTGGTTTTAAACCCCCTTGTGAATGTCAATTGCAGGACGAGGCTGATTATGAACCCGAAACAGAAACCCAAGATTCTGATTTACCCCATGATGATCATGAATGCGGACGAGGTTTGTACATTCTTTATCAAATCTTTGATCGTGTGCAATGGAATCGAACGGGAACAGAACTGACGTTATGTAAGAAAATGGCAACATCCTATGGACATCAACAGGATTGGTAA
- a CDS encoding winged helix-turn-helix transcriptional regulator: MKVKECYKTTEVWDSNQCLDMICPIEFILELIGTKWSISILRELFRGNQRTHELLEALPGISTKTLTVRLRELEKHGLISRKVYAEIPPRVEYSLTEKGLELQPVLVALKQVGEQWLQDSHCVCPLELSV; the protein is encoded by the coding sequence ATGAAAGTTAAGGAATGTTACAAAACGACAGAGGTATGGGACAGCAACCAATGTCTTGACATGATTTGTCCGATTGAGTTCATCTTGGAATTAATCGGAACAAAGTGGTCAATCTCCATCCTCCGCGAGTTATTTCGAGGAAATCAACGCACCCATGAATTATTAGAAGCGTTACCCGGTATCAGTACCAAAACCTTGACCGTCCGGTTGCGGGAGTTGGAAAAACACGGGTTAATCAGCCGTAAGGTCTATGCTGAAATTCCTCCGCGTGTAGAATATTCCCTGACCGAAAAGGGATTAGAACTTCAACCTGTTTTAGTGGCTTTGAAGCAAGTTGGAGAACAGTGGTTACAAGACAGTCATTGTGTTTGTCCATTAGAACTTAGTGTCTAA